The genomic DNA CAGCAGCTCGTCCATCTCCAGGGCGTGATCTCCAAGCTGGCCAACCGCCTGCAGCGCCGCCTCCTCGCCAAGCAGCAGAGGTCCTGGGAGTTCGACCTGGACGACGGCATCCTCGACGCCGCCCGTCTCGCCCGCATCGTCGTCAACCCGGTCCTTCCCCTCTCCTTCAAGAAGGAGAAGGAAATGGACTTCCGCGACACGGTGGTGTCGCTGCTGATCGACAACTCCGGCTCGATGCGCGGGCGGCCGATCTCCATCGCCGCGATGAGCGCCGACATCCTGGCCCGCACGCTGGAGCGCTGCGCGGTGAAGGTGGAGGTGCTGGGCTTCACCACCCGCGCCTGGAAAGGCGGACAGGCGCGTGAAAACTGGATCTCCTCGGGCAAACCCGCCAACCCCGGCCGCCTGAACGACCTGCGCCACATCATCTACAAGGACGCCGACCAGCCCTGGCGCCGCGCCCGCAAGAATCTCGGCCTGATGCTGCGCGAGGGCATCCTGAAGGAGAACATCGACGGCGAGGCGCTGATGTGGGCGCACAACCGCCTGATCGGACGGCCCGAACAGCGGCGCATCCTGATGGTGATCTCCGATGGCGCGCCGGTGGACGACTCGACCCTGTCGGTCAACGCCGGCAACTATCTGGAACGGCATCTGCGGCAGGTGATCGAGTACATCGAGACCCGCTCGCCGGTGGAGCTGGTGGCCATCGGCATCGGCCACGACGTGACCCGCTACTACCGCCGCGCCGTCACCATCGTGGACGCCGAGCAGCTGGGCGGCACCATGATGAACAAGCTGGCCGAGCTGTTCGACGAGGACGACCGCCGGGGCCGCAGCGGCTGGCGCTGAGGCCGAAGACCGGACCGGAAACGACAACGGCGCGGATCACTCCGCGCCGTTTTTTCATGCATGCCGTCCGGTTCGTCCGGTCACTGCAGGCTGCGCTGCATCTCTTCGAAGTTGCGCGAGAAGCCGTTCAGCGGGAAGTCAATGTCGCGCTTGCCGGCGCGCAGGAAGTTCACGCGGACCAGCACCGTGGAGCCGTTGCGGAACTGGTCGACCACGCGGCCCGACACGAAGTTCGGGAACATGCACATGTTGAGCGTGGCGATCTGCGTCTCGATCCGCGGCTGACGGTCGACGCGGATGGCGCAGTTGTCGATCATGCCCTGGCTGGTCGTCAGGAACAGGTGGTAGTCGTTGCCGGTCGGGATGACGCTCAGCGCCACGAAGCCAACCTCCTTGCCGTCGTCGAACAGCCGGTAGTTCATCAGCCGGCAGACCTTGGTGTCGGTCATCCGGTCAATCTCGCAGCGGCTGGTCCAGGCGCCTTCCGGGCCGTACTCGGCGGCGGATTTGGAGAAATCGACGGCGGCGGCCGGCGTGGCGGCCAGCGCGGACAGCAGCGCCGCACCAAAAGCGAAGAGACCTGTCCAACGCATCCTGACGCTCCCCATCTGTCGTCCCGTTCGGCCGCTCGAACTCCCGCCCGACGGCGGGTATCGCGAACGGATTATAGGCATACCCCAAAGACGAACAAGCCTTTACACCTTTGGTTGGCGTCTTAGTCCGCGATGATCGTTCCGCTCCGCATCCTTTTTGAATATTGAGAATGGTTATCGTTCACGCTTGACACCCCGCCCCCCGAATGGTCAAGTCGGCGCATGAGAACGCTTCGCAATTGCGGGCGTGAACCGACAAGAATTCGGGAGTCACGAGGATGCACATCGGATCGCGCGGCGTGTTTGCCGCCACCTTCGCCGCCACGCTGCTGACCATGACCGGTCTCGCCAGCGCCGCCGAGGTGAACGTCTACTCCGCGCGCCATTACGATGTGGACAAGGACCTCTACGACGCCTTCACCAAGAAGACCGGCATCAAGATCAACGTCATCGAGGGCAAGGAAGAGGAGCTGATCGAGCGGATGAAGACCGAAGGCGGCAACAGCCCCGCCGACGTGTTCATCACCGTCGACGCCGGCCGCCTGTGGCGCGCCCAGGAGGCCGGCCTGCTCCAGCCGACCCGCTCCAAGGTCATGGAGGAGGCCATCCCGGCCCACCTGCGCGAGCCGGAAGGCCACTGGTTCGGCATCTCCAAGCGCGCCCGCATCCTGGTCTACAACAAGGCCTCGGTGAAGCCGGGCGAGATCAAGACCTACGAGGAGCTGGCCGATCCGAAGTGGAAGGACCGCGTCCTCGTCCGCTCCTCGACCAGCGTCTACAACCAGTCGCTCGTCGGCTCGCTGCTCGCCGCCCACGGCGAGAAGGCGACCGAGGAGTGGGCCAAGGGCGTCGTCGCCAACATGGCGCGCAAGCCGCAGGGCGGCGACACCGACCAGATCAAGGGCGTGGCCGCCAACGAAGGCGACGTGGCCGTGACCAACACCTACTACTTCGCCCGCATCGCCTCCTCCGCCAAGCCGGAGGACAAGGCCATCGCGGACAAGCTGGGCGTGATCTTCCCCAACCAGGACGGTCGCGGCACCCATGTGAATGTCTCCGGCGCCGGCGTCATGAAGAACGCGCCGAACAAGGAGCAGGCCGTCCAGTTCCTGGAGTATCTGGTCAGCCCCGAGGCCCAGAAGATGTTCACGGAAAAGAACTACGAGTACCCGATCGTCGCCGGGGCCGAGACCGCGCCGGTGCTGGTCACCTGGGGCAAGTTCAAGGAAGACCCGCTGAATGCCGCTGTCTACGGCAAGAACAACGCCGAGGCTCTGAAGATCATGGATCGCGCCGGCTGGAAGTAAGCCACCGTCCGGCGTAAAGAAGGGGCGCGTCCCAGCGGTGGAGACGCGCCCTTTTCTTTTGTGTGGTTTAGAACTTGCCCTCTTCGTAGTCGCGGTAGGCCTGCATCACCTCCTCGCGGCTGTTCATGACGAAGGGGCCGCCCCAGGCCACCGGCTCGCCGATGGGCCGCCCGGAGAGCAGCAGGAAGCGCGCGCCGGACGGGCCGGCGGTGATCTCCGCCCGGTCGCCCTCGCCCAGCACCAGAACCCGCGGCCCGCCCAGCCGGACCGAGCTGCCGGGCGCCAGCACCGATCCTTCGAAGACCACCAGCGCCGCCGCGTGACCGGCGGGCACCGGCTCGGAGAAGGCCGCACCGGCCGGCAGGGTGACGTCGAAGTAGCGGGCCTCCGTCGGGCCGCTGCGCACCGGGCCGGCGGTGCCGTTGCCGGTGGTGCCAGCGATCACCGTCACCGTGGTCCCGTCCTCCCGCGTCTCGACCGGGATGCGGTCGGCGGCGAACTCCTGATAGGCGGGCTCCGACATCTTCAGCCGCGCCGGCAGGTTGATCCAGAGCTGGAAGCCCTTCATCAACCCTTCGGTCTGCTCCGGCATCTCGGAATGGATCACGCCGCGCCCCGCGGTCATCCACTGCACGCCGCCGGTCTCGATCACGCCCTCATGGCCGTGGTTGTCCCAGTGGCGCATGCGGCCGGCCAGCATGTAGGTGACCGTCTCGAAACCGCGGTGCGGGTGGTCGGGGAAGCCGGCCAGATAGTCCTGCGGCGTGTCGGACCCGAAGTAATCCAGCATCAGGAAGGGGTCGAGCATGCGCAGGCGCGGCGTGCCGACCATGCGGGTCATGCGCACGCCGGCCCCGTCGGACGCTTCCATGCCTTCGACGGCGGTCAGGACGGGGCGGACGGTTTCGGCGGTCATCGGACGCTCTCCTCAGGCAACATCGCTGAGAGAGAGGTATTCTTTCCAGAGCGCCGGATAAAGCCCCACCGCCGCTCAACACTGTTGCGGCAGGGGCAACAGCCTCACTCGTCGGTCTGGCCGGGGCGGGAGCGGCTGATGGACAGGCTGAGCAGGATCACCGGCACGATGCCCACCGCGACGATGGCCAGCGCCCCGGTGGCGGCCTCGGTCAGCCGCTCGTCGGAAGCCAGCGTGTAGACGCGCACGGCCAGCGTGTCGAAGTTGAAGGGCCGGACGATCATCGTCGCCGGCAGTTCCTTCATCACGTCGACGAAGACCAGCAGGCCGGCGGTCAACAGGCTGCCCCACATGATCGGCGCGTGCACCCGGATCAGCGTCCGTCCCGCCGTGTGGCCGAGCACGCGCGAGGCAAAGTCCATCGTCGGGCGGATCTTGCCCAGGCTGGCCTCGATCGTGTTGAAGGACACCGCCAGGAAGCGGACCAGATAGGCGAACAGAACCGCCGCGATGGTGCCGCTCAGCAGCAGGCCGGTGGACACGCCGAAGGTCTGGCGCATGAAGGCGTCGACGGCGTTGTCGAGATGGGCGAAGGGAATCAGCACGCCGACCGCGATCACCGATCCGGGAATGGCGTAGCCCATGGCGGCGACGCGCACCGCGCCCTTGAGCAGCGGCGTCGGGCGCAGCCGCTGACCGTA from Azospirillum brasilense includes the following:
- a CDS encoding invasion associated locus B family protein, with translation MRWTGLFAFGAALLSALAATPAAAVDFSKSAAEYGPEGAWTSRCEIDRMTDTKVCRLMNYRLFDDGKEVGFVALSVIPTGNDYHLFLTTSQGMIDNCAIRVDRQPRIETQIATLNMCMFPNFVSGRVVDQFRNGSTVLVRVNFLRAGKRDIDFPLNGFSRNFEEMQRSLQ
- a CDS encoding Fe(3+) ABC transporter substrate-binding protein, with product MHIGSRGVFAATFAATLLTMTGLASAAEVNVYSARHYDVDKDLYDAFTKKTGIKINVIEGKEEELIERMKTEGGNSPADVFITVDAGRLWRAQEAGLLQPTRSKVMEEAIPAHLREPEGHWFGISKRARILVYNKASVKPGEIKTYEELADPKWKDRVLVRSSTSVYNQSLVGSLLAAHGEKATEEWAKGVVANMARKPQGGDTDQIKGVAANEGDVAVTNTYYFARIASSAKPEDKAIADKLGVIFPNQDGRGTHVNVSGAGVMKNAPNKEQAVQFLEYLVSPEAQKMFTEKNYEYPIVAGAETAPVLVTWGKFKEDPLNAAVYGKNNAEALKIMDRAGWK
- a CDS encoding pirin family protein; protein product: MTAETVRPVLTAVEGMEASDGAGVRMTRMVGTPRLRMLDPFLMLDYFGSDTPQDYLAGFPDHPHRGFETVTYMLAGRMRHWDNHGHEGVIETGGVQWMTAGRGVIHSEMPEQTEGLMKGFQLWINLPARLKMSEPAYQEFAADRIPVETREDGTTVTVIAGTTGNGTAGPVRSGPTEARYFDVTLPAGAAFSEPVPAGHAAALVVFEGSVLAPGSSVRLGGPRVLVLGEGDRAEITAGPSGARFLLLSGRPIGEPVAWGGPFVMNSREEVMQAYRDYEEGKF